A segment of the Trifolium pratense cultivar HEN17-A07 linkage group LG7, ARS_RC_1.1, whole genome shotgun sequence genome:
tgtatttttgtattctccttattgtaatatagtaagcaaaagttattatattcgccaaaaaaaagtaaaggctaagtaaaggcttgagtgagtgtatattaaaaagtcataagtttataaatgtagaatatgaaaagtatagagatgaaataataataataataataataataataataataataatataagtagaaatgatgtggcattgtagagtagtttaattggatttaaatggatgatgtggctaaatgaaacaatttgattggtctaagtggattagggttaggataactatttaggaattatatatatagatatatatatatatatatatatatatatatatatattatatattttatgtttgtttatatctttattatatttacaaacatatatagtaataatgtaatatgatatatatatatatatatatatatatatatatatatatatatatatatatatatatatatatatatatatatatatatatatatattttatgtttgtttatatctttattatatttacaaacatatatagtaataatgtaATATGACTAATAGCCTTATTTATGTCATGGTGAATATATTTAAACTAAAAAGAATGAGCTTATggaattttgttaatttatttagtatttaattttttgtttcattttataagtgtcatgtttttttttttaagataagtTAAGTCATATAGTTCGACTATTGATCcgattttataattttatcataaagACCGGTTCATTTTACCGGTTTAATCTGATTTAATCTGGTTTGTCATGCGGTTCAACTTGTGACCCAGTGGTTCAACTAATGAACCAGTGACTCAGTACCCTCATCGATTCGATGatcggtccggtttttaaaacactgcttaAATATACTTgactcaaaaaaaattacttaaatatacgattttctcaaaattagaatatgtttgtcaaaaaaaaaattcacttgtaGAATTAAGTTTCACTTGTagaattaaattttttcttggAAGAAAACTTGTAGAATTAAACTTAACTTCCGTAAGATTATTTAAGCAAGGGTATAATTGGTTTTTTCTATCTTTTCCCTTTGCTAACCCTAGCTGTTTGCTTCACCATATCGTAAATCATCCACAACAAATTAAATCGCGCCGTTTTCACATTGAAGCTTCTACCGCCGCTGCTGCCGCACTGCTGCACCGTTTCCTTCATTCGTCTCAGGTTTCTTTTCCTTCGTCTCTTTCATTCTTCTGTTCGTTCTGTTTCTGTTCTTTCTATTTCTTCCAGAATTCAGTTAAGATTATGAATTGGTACACGAAACCCTAATTGTGTTATTGTTGTAATCGTAATTTTCAGCCTTTCCTTCCTGCTAGCCAGCGAGAGGGGGAAGATAAAACTAGAGAAGAATCATGAGACCAATTCTGATGAAAGGCCATGAAAGGCCTTTAACATTCCTTAAGTACAACAGAGATGGCGATCTTCTATTTTCTTGCGCCAAAGATCACAACCCCACTGTCTGGTTTGCCGACAACGGCGAACGCTTAGGAACTTATCGAGGCCATAATGGTGCTGTTTGGTGCTGCGATGTCACAAGTAAGttcagaatttttatttttgttttgtcaaTGGCCAGAAATTTTATCaataaggtggataagtgggatgaccgggtTCGAACCCTAACCCCctcatatatataatgcaatgctGAGCTAAGCTCACCGGACGAATTACTATTCTATCTGTATTTCAATTATTTCAACTAAACATTATTATCGTTAGTTAGTAAAATGTACCTTTATTTGATGGTCGGTTGCTTACAGGAGATTCGGGTCGACTCATTACTGGCAGCGCTGACCAGACGGCGAAGCTGTGGAATGTACAAACTGGTCAACAATTGTTCACCTTCAATTTTGATTCCCCAGCAAAGTCTGTCGACTTTTCTGTCGGTGATAAGCTTGCAGTCATCACCACCGACCCCTTTATGGAACTTTCTTCAGCAATCCATATCAAACGCATTGCTAAAGATCCTGCAGACCGTAAGCAACCTCTTTCTTTATCTCACTGTCAAtgctaatttattttatatcatcCTAACATAATACCAATGCTTTTTTGTTCTATTCAGAAATTGGGGAGTCTGTGCGTGTCATTAAGGGCCCACAGGGTAGAATCAATAGAGCTGTTTGGGGACCCCTCAATCAAACCATTATCAGTGGTGGAGAAGACTCTATCCTTCGAATTTGGGATACTGAGGCATTCCTTCTTtcctatatatttatttatgttgcaACACTCACTATCATATCATCAACCACAATTATTTCATTCTATTTCACTTACTTGCAGACCGGAAAACTACTTAAGGAAACAGACAAGGAATCTGGCCACAAAAAGACAATAACCTCACTTGTTAAATCTGCGGATGGATCACATTTCCTAACCGGCTCCCTTGATAAGTCTGCTAAGGTATCGCCGTCGACATTTTAATTCTTCTGTGAAATGCAATGATATTATTTCAGTTTACCTAACCACTTTCCTTTCGCTTTTGCAATATTAATGGATGTCTTCTGCCTATTTACTAGCTTTGGGATAGCAGAACATTGACTCTTATCAAGACATATGTGACTGGTAGCCCTGTCAATGGAGTTGCAATGTCCCCCCTTCTTGATCATGTATGTAATTGTGTATTGTCAATTATTTAATTTCCATCATGTCATGATATTCATACTTATAATTTTGTTAAGCAATGCAAGTAATATTGTTTCACCTTTGTTTGATTAATTAATGTCTTCCTCCTCGATAAAGTAGTCCTATCGTTTTTGAAAGCTGGTTAAAGTCTTGCTTCCCTGAATTCATTCTCCACAAActacaaaattctttttttgcATCTGCTTACTAGTTCATGAAAGAAATGCACCTCGAATTAGTTCCATCCCGATAGTTCTgcatgaaaaacatatatatttcaGTTTTTTCTTTCAGTTATTTGGGACATACTCCATTcattttatgattttctttATTCTTTGCCCTGTATCTTTTGTAGGTGGTTCTTGGAGGTGGTCAGGAGGCATCGGCTGTTACAACTACTGATCATCGTGCTGGAAAATTTGAAGCCAAGTTCTATGATAAGgtaaattttagttttctttccAATACCATTTTGGGTTCTCTAAGGcttctatttttcaaatttgtttttttgtttttgtttagatTCTTCAAGAAGAAATTGGCGGTGTGAAAGGACATTTTGGACCAATTAATGCACTGGCCTTTAACCCTGATGGAAAAAGGTACATCCATTGTTTTTCAGCTCACCTCTTTTTGTGTtgcatcatatcatattttaaatttaaatataaatagatTGTAGATTGGTTGGCCAACCATGCTCagtttttctttatattttgcaTTTATTAGAAAATCCTTCCTCATTGttgtttattttcaaaatactaATTTGCTGTAGTTTTGGGTCCCTCCAGCTCACCACAAAGTAAAAGCCTTGCAAACATTTAAATATTCCCTTAGGATGCAGGATGaattgattaaataataattagaatACATTTTGGTTCTTGTTTAACTGTTCATCATAAATAGGGAAAATTGTTAATGTTCAATTGTTTGTATTATGATATCATGGAAAGTAGGGAAGAGACACCTTTGGAAATATTTCAACATTTTCTTAATTGACGCCTATCAATGCAGTAAATCGTGGCACATTTTTTGTGATTAAATTATGGTTTCAAATCATATGTTGCAAACTATAGCACTCCATTCGATTTAtgaaacttttattttgtcaaatagccTGGTGGTTAGATTCACACACTTAAGTATGAGGAAGTGGGGAATCGCGGGTTCGAGATTCACACACTTAAGTATGAGGAAGTGGGGAATCGCGGGTTCGAACCTGCGCCCATGCACCTCAAATGTCCCTGCTGCTACCAAGGTCCAATTGAGTTGCACTTACGGGACTTGATTTATGAGATGTTCTATTATATAGTTATTGGTAGTTTATGTTTGAAATAACTAATGTGTTAGTAACCAACTGATATATAAGAAAGAAATAGGGAAAATCCCTTTGATTACAAGAATGGTATCACAGAACTTCGAGGGTCTGCACCTCCCAATGCCAAAATGGCCCTTTCCAGTCAAATCCCCAGATACTCTCTTTCTCAATTACCCTTCTATTTATATGCAACACTTATACGACAGTTATTTTCCTTAAAAACTGTCTTGTCTAATTACGGTTTATGACagttattttctataaaaactACCAACTAATAATCAAAACTGCCTAATAACAATAACTAACAAGGCCCATTATTATTGCTATCCTAGTTAAGGCCCATATCTAACATAATGTTTGTCTTATCGGTTTACGTTAGTGACAGAGTCCTGCATAGTAGATAGCTGTTTGgctgtttctttttttattggtCTTTGAGACttctttttttgtgttttgttttgtagttTTTCAAGTGGAGGTGAAGATGGATATGTACGTTTGCATCACTTTGACCCAGAATATTTCAATATCAAAATTTAGTTCTCGAGAATTTCTGATTGATATAAAGGGGGTTCCTAGAAGTTAGCTTTCAATTCCTTTCACATAAATTTTGTGATCTTGTCGTGTACTAAAGTTGTTACCGGTAAATCCTTTTGCACTAGCATTATGAATCAATTTTGGTTGGAGTTTGACTTATTTTAAGATTATCATAGcactttttttgttgatgaatttcaCATTTTGTTAACGCACAAGGTTTCACCAATACAtataactataaaaaattctGTTCAACATTATACAAATGCAGAAAGAAAATGACAACTTTTGTTGCGTCGAACTTTTATTACCAGTATACTTGTTTCGTGCCCTTTAAGTGTATGGATTCATGGTGATCATGACAATTGAGTTAGTCATCTTGATTTTGTAAAAGCTTACTGTGATTCAAAATATAAACCAAATCATGCCAACATCTCTTTAAATTAAGTGAACTGCTTATTCTGGCTCTGATTTCCACAAGTTGCTGAGGCTAATGAAAATCCAATGTAGTATAAGAGTTGAGGCCAGTTAATGTAAGGGAGCCCCTTAATGTCTAAGTCAATATGTGACTGCATCTTCAGATCAATCATATAGAGAGGGTAGGGTTcctttccatgtttaaaaatcacaaatttacgaatttaatattttcttattaacaagtttaaatgaaaatatattttagaaaatcattttttttttctgcaaaGTAAATGTTTATTATTTCATTCTACGAGTCTTTCTCTATAACCCAAACCCAAACGTAACACCCTCTTTCCTATTTGAATGAATCAACAAAATGATGCGTTCAAAAAGGGTCATCTCATCTGATGCAACAACCATGAACAACTGCGTATGTGAGGGAAGATATGCATGAGGGATGCCATAAACGGTTGTTTTCTCACTTTTCTTCtctgaatttttaattttttatgtcacTAAACAATCATTTACTgcttaaaaattattattgtcatttttttttctccattaaGTCGAACGAGTTGTCAATTTTGACTAAATCATACAAGTTTGCAATATTAATGGATGTCTTAGGATGTAagtaaatactccctccgttccatgtaagtaaaaaaaattacttattataataaaaaacaacttacttttattatttttaatatttacgtttacttattctcataaaatttaatgtaaattgcattttttttaataggcaAAAATTTATTAATGGACAAATCCCTTAAACAAGAAGAATAAGGGATTGTCggatcaaacaaaaaaaagacaaGGTGATGAAAACACCTTAAATgtaaattgtatttaatttactctctcgtCTTTTttccataatcaataaccaataaaaattctttttatatcTACAAATCGTTAATtagttcagtgatgattgacgctgaacttgatagggaggaccaTAGTTCGATCCACGCAAATACGACCGGAAAGAGGTTGTAACCATTTAATGTCAGAAGAGACGCCTGAACTAGATTGacagtgaaaagaaaaaaaataaaatcaccacCATTATGATATATTACTAGATAGCCAACAACATTATGTTGATAAACTTCAGTGGTGTACGCCAACATTGTTGACTCCTCACCATCACCATGAAATACAAACTATAGATGATAAAATTTGTTGCCACATGGATCCGTTTCTTGTGGTTTCTtctatcttctttttttgacaattcTATCTTCTTAAACTCTTAAATAAATGTTATTGTTATAGTTCCTACTAGTCAAgaatttatcataaaaaaatgttactagTCAAGCCTCttggggctatatatatgtgtcttAAGATCATCACATATCacttcacacacacacaacacaTTCATTAAAGTTATCATATTCATCACTAAGCCATGGAGAAAAAATCACTTACTGCCTTGTCCTTCCTCTTCCTCGTTCTCTTTGTTGCACGTACGTAATTAAATGCATCAACGTTcgtattatattaattaataattagatATTTCATCATATGTTATAcccatttatttaattttactatatatttcatatattaaaatttCCAATGGGTTACCTAGTTGACAGGGATATCGCATAATATATGCATGAGTCGGGTTCGAATCTCAGACaatccacttattcatctttaaagtGGATTTTCTAGttactaggctacttgaccaataaaaaaatgaccaacagattatttatattttttgtcaagtagtctagtggttagaatttcacttttcaaagtgaataagtgagagtaccagagttcgaaccccgatctgTATATTACATGTAATGTTTCTGCCAACTGAACTATGTTCATGGGGACTCCcgataaattattttaatattaaaaaaaaaagattattttaatatttgttattttgGAAAAATGATTTATAGCAAAACTAGctattaataatatttacaaattaaaattttgattaatgGAATGGGTTAATTAGTTCATAAAGGCCATACTagaacaatataatttatatttgatagAGTATATCTAATATTGTTGTATAATTGATGCAGAACAAATTGTGGTGACTGAGGCACAAAACAAATGTGAGCATTTGGCTGATACATACAAAGGACCATGTTTCACTAATGCTAGCTGTGATGATCACTGCAAGAATAAAGAGCATTTTCGTAGTGGCACTTGCCATGGCTTTCGTTGTTGGTGCACTCATCAAAACTGTTAAATGGATGGATTAGTTGTCCAACAACAAGAAGAATATTGAAGCATATGTATGAATAAAGActtcacaatataaataaataaataaataaataaattatgtgtgTACTCATCACAAGGGCAT
Coding sequences within it:
- the LOC123895187 gene encoding defensin-like protein 39, which translates into the protein MEKKSLTALSFLFLVLFVAQQIVVTEAQNKCEHLADTYKGPCFTNASCDDHCKNKEHFRSGTCHGFRCWCTHQNC
- the LOC123895186 gene encoding eukaryotic translation initiation factor 3 subunit I-like isoform X2 is translated as MRPILMKGHERPLTFLKYNRDGDLLFSCAKDHNPTVWFADNGERLGTYRGHNGAVWCCDVTRDSGRLITGSADQTAKLWNVQTGQQLFTFNFDSPAKSVDFSVGDKLAVITTDPFMELSSAIHIKRIAKDPADQIGESVRVIKGPQGRINRAVWGPLNQTIISGGEDSILRIWDTETGKLLKETDKESGHKKTITSLVKSADGSHFLTGSLDKSAKLWDSRTLTLIKTYVTGSPVNGVAMSPLLDHVVLGGGQEASAVTTTDHRAGKFEAKFYDKILQEEIGGVKGHFGPINALAFNPDGKSFSSGGEDGYVRLHHFDPEYFNIKI
- the LOC123895186 gene encoding eukaryotic translation initiation factor 3 subunit I-like isoform X1, which translates into the protein MRPILMKGHERPLTFLKYNRDGDLLFSCAKDHNPTVWFADNGERLGTYRGHNGAVWCCDVTRDSGRLITGSADQTAKLWNVQTGQQLFTFNFDSPAKSVDFSVGDKLAVITTDPFMELSSAIHIKRIAKDPADQIGESVRVIKGPQGRINRAVWGPLNQTIISGGEDSILRIWDTEAFLLSYIFIYVATLTIISSTTIISFYFTYLQTGKLLKETDKESGHKKTITSLVKSADGSHFLTGSLDKSAKLWDSRTLTLIKTYVTGSPVNGVAMSPLLDHVVLGGGQEASAVTTTDHRAGKFEAKFYDKILQEEIGGVKGHFGPINALAFNPDGKSFSSGGEDGYVRLHHFDPEYFNIKI